A single genomic interval of Megalobrama amblycephala isolate DHTTF-2021 linkage group LG15, ASM1881202v1, whole genome shotgun sequence harbors:
- the slc27a2b gene encoding very long-chain acyl-CoA synthetase: MFWFFVSAVLLLFALRYRYPYFIKEANYVCRVALAGYRMTKYIKTKPFYTLVDRFLDSVQKNPHKAFIRFQDKTYSYEQSDKQSNKIARSLLKHADLHEGDTVALLLGNEPMFLWIWLALAKIGCSAALLNHNIRSKSLLHCFTCCGANVLIAAAELQDAVEEVLPALREQGISVYILTDHVTTEGMRSLTDKIKLASDEPVPADLRANISFSSPAAYIYTSGTTGLPKAAVITYRRLWAIALFQSICGVKSDDVVYVCLPLYHSSGFGVGFGGAIDRGATVVLRSKFSSSQFWDDCRKYNVTVIQYIGETMRYLCNTPKRVSDQVHNVRMAIGNGIRPEVWRTFISRFGHVDIKEFYGSTEGTLGFVNYAGKIGAVGRVNSFHKKMFPYSLVKFDHEQEEPVRNANGFCIEVAKGETGLLVSRITQKTQFSGYARDPKQTEKKKLYNVFEKGDVYFNSGDLFRTDHENFIYFQDRVGDTFRWKGENVSTNEVSDILTMATSIEEANVYGVTIPGYEGRIGMATITLKNDHQFECDGIFSHVTTYLPSYARPRFIRIQDGLAVTCTFKQLKGKLVEEGFNPAAITDPLFILDETVKSYRPLTHDIYQSILDGHFRL, from the exons ATGTTTTGGTTTTTTGTAAGTGcagttttacttttatttgCATTGCGATACCGTTATCCTTACTTTATCAAAGAGGCAAACTACGTCTGTCGAGTGGCATTAGCTGGATATCGTATGACAAAATACATAAAGACTAAACCTTTCTATACCTTAGTGGATCGATTCTTGGATTCGGTTCAGAAGAACCCACACAAAGCGTTCATTCGGTTTCAGGATAAAACATACTCGTATGAGCAGTCGGATAAACAGAGTAATAAAATCGCGAGGAGTTTGTTAAAACACGCAGATCTTCATGAAGGAGATACAGTTGCGCTTCTGTTGGGAAATGAGCCCATGTTCTTGTGGATATGGTTGGCTTTGGCCAAGATCGGATGTTCTGCAGCTCTTCTCAATCATAACATCCGATCCAAATCACTGCTGCACTGTTTCACCTGCTGTGGGGCCAATGTGTTGATAGCTGCTGCAG AACTCCAGGATGCTGTTGAGGAGGTGCTGCCTGCACTGAGAGAGCAGGGGATCTCCGTCTATATACTGACTGATCATGTGACCACCGAGGGAATGAGAAGTCTTACGGACAAGATCAAGCTGGCCTCAGATGAGCCTGTTCCTGCAGACCTGAGGGCCAACATTAGCTTCAGCAGTCCAGCGGCGTACATCTACACGTCCGGCACAACAG GTCTTCCAAAGGCAGCAGTGATCACTTATCGGAGGCTGTGGGCCATAGCCTTGTTCCAGTCCATTTGTGGTGTGAAGTCTGATGATGTGGTGTACGTCTGCCTTCCCTTGTATCACAGCTCTGGCTTTGGCGTTGGATTTGGAGGTGCTATTGATAGAG GAGCCACTGTTGTCCTGAGGAGCAAATTTTCTTCCTCTCAGTTCTGGGACGACTGCAGAAAATATAATGTCACCGTGATACAGTATATTGGAGAAACAATGCGCTACCTCTGCAATACACCAAAG CGTGTCAGTGACCAAGTACACAATGTTAGAATGGCCATTGGGAATGGGATCAGGCCAGAGGTCTGGAGGACGTTCATAAGCAGATTCGGTCATGTTGACATCAAAGAATTTTATGGCTCAACCGAAGGAACCTTGGGCTTTGTGAACTACGCTGGAAAAATTGGGGCCGTCGGTAGAGTGAATTCTTTTCATAAG aaaatgtttccatattcatTGGTTAAGTTTGATCATGAACAAGAGGAACCTGTAAGAAATGCAAATGGATTTTGCATAGAAGTAGCCAAAG GTGAGACAGGTCTACTAGTATCACGGATTACCCAGAAGACCCAGTTTTCTGGATATGCCAGGGACCCGAAACAGACAGAGAAGAAGAAACTCTACAATGTGTTTGAGAAGGGAGACGTTTACTTCAACTCTGGAGATCTGTTCAGGACAGATCATGAAAACTTCATCTACTTCCAGGATCGAGTGGGCGACACTTTTAG ATGGAAAGGTGAGAACGTTTCCACAAATGAAGTGTCGGACATCTTGACTATGGCGACGAGTATCGAGGAAGCAAATGTATACGGCGTTACAATTCCAG gGTATGAGGGGAGGATAGGAATGGCTACCATCACTTTGAAGAATGACCATCAGTTCGAGTGCGATGGCATTTTTAGTCACGTGACCACTTACCTCCCCTCTTATGCCAGACCACGTTTCATAAGGATCCAG GACGGTTTGGCTGTAACTTGCACCTTCAAACAGCTGAAAGGGAAGTTGGTAGAGGAGGGCTTCAACCCTGCTGCAATCACTGACCCTCTGTTTATTTTAGATGAGACGGTGAAAAGCTACAGACCTCTGACACATGACATATATCAGTCAATATTGGACGGTCACTTTAGATTGTGA